The proteins below are encoded in one region of Candidatus Planktophila lacus:
- a CDS encoding RNA polymerase-binding protein RbpA, with translation MASAIRGSRVGAGPMGEAERGDQIERATVSYWCGNGHEVRPSFAVEETVVIPAEWDCPKCGLPAGRDRNNPPKAVVNIPYKTHLAYVKERRTDVEGAKILEEALRKLRGDDD, from the coding sequence ATGGCAAGTGCAATTCGCGGAAGCCGTGTCGGCGCCGGCCCAATGGGCGAGGCTGAACGCGGAGATCAGATCGAGCGTGCCACAGTTTCATACTGGTGTGGCAATGGCCATGAAGTTCGCCCATCCTTCGCAGTAGAAGAGACTGTAGTAATTCCTGCCGAATGGGACTGCCCTAAATGCGGTCTTCCTGCCGGACGCGATCGCAACAATCCGCCAAAGGCAGTTGTAAATATTCCTTACAAGACGCATTTAGCTTACGTAAAAGAGCGTCGCACAGATGTTGAAGGCGCAAAGATTCTTGAAGAAGCGCTCCGTAAACTTCGTGGAGATGACGATTAA
- the tkt gene encoding transketolase, which produces MAMKNWTELDDRAVVIARALAMDSVQKAGHGHPGTAMSLAPVAYNLFQNHLTHDPADPNWLGRDRFVLSCGHSSLTLYIQLYFSGYGVELNDLKSFRTWNSLTPGHPEYGHTAGVEMTTGPLGAGVATAVGMAMAARYERGLLDPDAPAGKSIFDHNIWVICSDGDLQEGVSGEASSLAGTQQLGNLKMIYDDNRISIEGDTHVAFTEDVSARYRAYGWSVIEVATKSDGDVDFLALDAAMIAAEKETLKPTLIRMNSVIAWPAPKARNTAESHGSALGAEEIAATKVLLGLNPEESFAAPADVIAHVRKIKERGAALRADWDKNFATWKSAHPDRAALLERLVSKGLPAGWDKDLPIFAPGKDVATRKASGDVIAAIAKVLPEFWGGSADLAGSNNTVISSAGSFLPASSAMANANPYGRMIHFGIREHAMGSILNGVALHGLSRCFGGTFAVFSDYMRPAVRLAAIMDIASIFIWSHDSIGLGEDGPTHQPVEHLASLRAIPNFDVVRPGDANEVREAWKVILQRRKPAGLLLSRQNLPVVDRSTHGDVALVAKGAYILKEASASADIVLIATGSEVGVALATQDLLEGQGVSTRVVSAPCLEWFKETDSAYQGQVIPKTAKLRVSIEAGIAQGWRDYIGDSGISISLEHFGASASAGKLFTEFGFGPDVIAAKIQSALK; this is translated from the coding sequence ATGGCTATGAAGAACTGGACTGAATTAGATGATCGCGCTGTGGTCATTGCCCGTGCACTCGCTATGGATTCAGTTCAAAAGGCTGGTCATGGACATCCCGGTACCGCGATGTCACTTGCACCAGTTGCCTACAACCTATTTCAAAACCATTTGACCCATGATCCTGCTGACCCAAATTGGTTGGGGCGCGATCGCTTTGTTCTTTCTTGCGGCCATTCTTCACTCACTCTTTACATTCAACTTTACTTCAGCGGCTACGGCGTTGAGTTAAATGATCTGAAATCATTTAGAACTTGGAACTCACTTACACCGGGCCACCCTGAATACGGTCACACCGCTGGCGTTGAAATGACGACCGGACCGTTAGGTGCAGGTGTAGCAACTGCGGTCGGAATGGCGATGGCTGCCCGTTATGAGCGCGGTTTACTAGATCCAGATGCTCCTGCCGGAAAGTCGATCTTCGATCACAATATTTGGGTTATCTGTTCCGATGGTGATTTACAAGAAGGTGTAAGCGGTGAAGCATCATCCCTTGCCGGTACACAACAACTTGGCAACTTGAAGATGATCTACGACGACAACCGCATCTCGATTGAAGGCGATACCCATGTTGCCTTTACCGAAGATGTCTCTGCTCGTTATCGCGCTTATGGTTGGAGCGTAATTGAAGTCGCGACTAAATCTGATGGAGATGTTGATTTTTTAGCTTTGGATGCGGCAATGATCGCCGCTGAGAAAGAAACTCTAAAGCCAACTTTGATTCGCATGAACTCTGTCATTGCTTGGCCCGCACCTAAGGCTAGAAACACCGCCGAGTCACATGGTTCAGCGTTAGGGGCAGAAGAAATCGCCGCGACAAAAGTGCTTCTCGGGTTAAATCCGGAAGAAAGTTTTGCTGCACCAGCAGATGTGATCGCACATGTTCGCAAAATTAAAGAACGTGGCGCAGCGTTACGCGCTGATTGGGATAAGAATTTTGCAACTTGGAAATCGGCTCACCCCGATCGTGCTGCACTGCTTGAGCGCCTGGTATCTAAAGGACTTCCTGCGGGTTGGGATAAAGATCTTCCGATCTTCGCACCAGGAAAAGATGTAGCAACTCGTAAAGCATCCGGTGATGTGATCGCCGCTATCGCAAAGGTACTTCCAGAATTTTGGGGCGGTTCAGCAGATCTAGCGGGAAGTAATAACACCGTGATCAGCAGCGCTGGTTCATTTCTCCCCGCATCCAGTGCGATGGCGAATGCAAATCCATACGGTCGCATGATCCACTTTGGTATTCGCGAACATGCGATGGGTTCAATTCTTAACGGCGTTGCATTACATGGTTTATCGCGTTGTTTCGGTGGAACCTTTGCCGTCTTTAGCGATTACATGCGACCAGCAGTTCGCTTGGCAGCGATCATGGATATTGCATCTATCTTTATCTGGAGCCACGACTCAATTGGTCTTGGCGAAGATGGTCCAACGCATCAACCGGTTGAACATTTGGCTTCGCTCCGCGCGATTCCGAACTTTGATGTAGTTCGCCCAGGCGATGCCAACGAAGTTCGCGAAGCGTGGAAGGTGATTTTGCAACGCCGTAAGCCTGCAGGCTTATTGCTCTCTCGCCAGAACTTACCGGTTGTTGATCGCTCGACACATGGTGATGTCGCACTTGTTGCAAAGGGCGCCTACATTTTGAAGGAAGCTTCCGCTTCTGCAGACATAGTTCTTATCGCAACTGGTTCTGAAGTCGGTGTCGCACTTGCCACGCAAGATCTTCTTGAGGGTCAAGGAGTTTCTACTCGCGTAGTAAGCGCTCCTTGCCTGGAATGGTTTAAAGAGACCGATTCTGCATATCAAGGCCAAGTGATTCCTAAAACCGCCAAGTTGCGCGTAAGTATCGAAGCCGGAATCGCTCAAGGTTGGCGCGATTACATCGGTGATTCAGGCATCTCTATATCGCTAGAACACTTTGGGGCTTCGGCATCTGCTGGGAAGCTCTTTACCGAATTTGGATTCGGTCCAGATGTAATTGCCGCAAAAATCCAGAGCGCTCTGAAATAA
- a CDS encoding COX15/CtaA family protein, with translation MKLRRFLYGALLTLQAGLVLTGGAVRITGSGLGCPTWPECTPGSYTPVPHQAEGQLHAWIEFGNRLLTFALVAVSLAILIHVLNKRRRDLRSLAIGQLLGILGQGVLGGITVLTDLHPLPVAGHLLLSIILIAGAASLYSRREYSARPRTDLDKLTKRISLLHIGLTFVVIILGTIVTGSGPHAGDEKAQRFGFDIRVVAWLHADAVIALLGLTAAFFILVRSDKELVRRIGVFTAIALAQGAIGYIQYFTGIPEILVAAHLLGATLVWIAAWRIRITVTKTLVIQ, from the coding sequence ATGAAGCTGCGCAGATTCCTCTACGGCGCGCTACTAACTTTGCAAGCTGGATTGGTCTTGACCGGTGGCGCAGTGCGAATTACGGGATCAGGCCTGGGCTGCCCAACTTGGCCAGAATGCACACCTGGTTCATATACGCCGGTTCCTCATCAAGCAGAAGGTCAGTTACATGCTTGGATCGAGTTTGGAAATCGTTTATTAACCTTTGCGCTCGTTGCAGTTTCATTAGCAATTCTGATTCATGTTCTCAATAAACGTCGTCGCGATCTGCGCTCGCTAGCTATCGGACAACTTCTTGGAATTCTCGGTCAAGGCGTACTTGGGGGAATAACTGTTCTCACTGATTTGCATCCGCTACCAGTGGCTGGCCATCTTTTGCTATCGATAATTTTGATCGCTGGCGCGGCATCGCTTTACTCGAGACGAGAGTATTCAGCCCGCCCGCGCACAGATCTAGATAAGTTAACAAAGCGAATCTCACTCTTACATATCGGATTAACTTTCGTGGTCATTATTCTCGGCACCATCGTGACTGGCTCTGGCCCACATGCTGGAGATGAGAAAGCGCAACGTTTTGGATTCGATATTCGCGTCGTTGCGTGGCTGCATGCCGATGCGGTCATTGCGCTGCTTGGTTTAACCGCGGCTTTCTTCATTCTGGTTCGAAGCGATAAAGAGCTAGTTCGGAGAATTGGTGTTTTCACAGCGATCGCCCTCGCCCAGGGCGCGATTGGTTATATCCAATACTTCACTGGGATACCTGAAATACTTGTAGCTGCTCATCTTCTTGGAGCAACCCTAGTTTGGATCGCAGCGTGGCGAATCCGCATTACCGTTACAAAGACTTTGGTAATTCAATAG
- a CDS encoding helix-turn-helix transcriptional regulator — MKIKERPSAIVGDDPRTRDAVARSILENGPSTAVALGERLGLTPAGIRRHLDLLVADGILEARDPRVAPSRGRGRPSKVFVMTDNGREKFEHSYDDLAVAALKFMSAQSGEHLVSAFAQSRADDMVRKASSSISKSDDKVASLAEFLTEQGYAASVGPRGTGEELCQHHCPIAHVAAEFPQLCEAETEALSNLLGTHVQRLATIAHGDGVCTTYIPQLGKQVIKQVPKQVPKINTQAKAGKAQK; from the coding sequence GTGAAAATCAAGGAACGTCCGAGCGCCATCGTGGGAGATGATCCGCGTACCCGCGATGCCGTCGCCCGCTCAATCCTTGAAAATGGACCATCTACCGCTGTTGCCTTGGGCGAGCGCTTAGGTCTTACGCCAGCTGGAATTCGCCGCCACTTAGACCTGCTTGTCGCAGATGGAATTCTCGAAGCGCGCGATCCACGAGTTGCACCATCGCGCGGGCGTGGTCGACCATCCAAAGTTTTCGTGATGACCGATAACGGGCGCGAGAAGTTCGAACATTCTTACGACGATCTAGCGGTAGCCGCTCTTAAATTTATGTCTGCACAATCTGGAGAACATCTCGTTAGCGCATTTGCGCAATCACGCGCCGATGACATGGTTCGCAAAGCCAGTTCTTCTATTTCAAAGAGCGATGACAAAGTCGCATCACTTGCTGAGTTCCTAACCGAACAAGGTTATGCCGCAAGCGTCGGTCCACGTGGGACAGGTGAAGAACTTTGTCAGCACCATTGCCCGATTGCACACGTCGCCGCAGAGTTTCCCCAGCTATGTGAAGCCGAGACAGAGGCGCTTTCAAATCTGCTCGGAACTCACGTACAACGTTTAGCCACGATCGCCCACGGCGATGGTGTTTGCACTACATATATACCTCAACTTGGTAAGCAAGTTATAAAGCAAGTTCCAAAGCAAGTTCCAAAGATAAACACTCAAGCAAAAGCCGGAAAGGCGCAAAAATGA
- the sufB gene encoding Fe-S cluster assembly protein SufB — translation MTTAHPELEGLGNYEYGWSDGNDAGANSKRGINEDVVRDISSKKDEPQWMLDLRLKGLSLFEKKPMPSWGSDLSGIFFDTIKYFVRSTEKQAATWDDLPEEIKNTYDRLGIPEAEKQRLVSGVAAQYESEVVYHSIREDLEAQGVIFLDTDSGLKQHPELFKEYFGSVIPVGDNKFAALNTSVWSGGSFIYVPKGVHVEIPLQAYFRINTENMGQFERTLIIADEDSYIHYVEGCTAPIYKSDSLHSAVVEIIVKKGARVRYTTIQNWSNNVYNLVTKRATCAEGATMEWVDGNIGSKVTMKYPAVMLMGPHAKGETLSLAFAGAGQHQDSGAKMVHAAPYTSSSVISKSVARGGGRTSYRGLVQVQEGAHHSKSTVKCDALLVDTISRSDTYPYVDIREDDVSMGHEATVSKISDDQLFYLMSRGLTEDEAMAMIVRGFIEPIARELPMEYALELNRLIELQMEGAVG, via the coding sequence ATGACAACAGCACATCCAGAGCTCGAAGGTCTTGGAAACTACGAATACGGTTGGTCAGATGGCAACGATGCTGGCGCAAACTCAAAACGTGGCATTAACGAAGATGTCGTTCGCGATATCTCTTCCAAGAAAGACGAACCACAATGGATGCTAGATCTACGCCTTAAGGGCTTGTCACTGTTTGAGAAGAAGCCGATGCCATCATGGGGATCAGACCTTTCTGGAATCTTCTTCGACACCATCAAATACTTCGTTCGCTCAACCGAGAAGCAGGCTGCAACTTGGGATGATCTTCCTGAAGAAATCAAAAACACTTACGATCGTTTAGGTATCCCAGAAGCAGAAAAGCAACGCTTGGTCTCTGGCGTTGCAGCGCAGTACGAATCAGAAGTTGTTTATCACTCAATCCGTGAAGATCTAGAAGCACAAGGCGTGATCTTCCTTGATACCGATAGCGGGCTAAAGCAGCACCCAGAACTCTTCAAAGAGTATTTCGGTTCAGTAATTCCAGTTGGCGACAATAAGTTTGCAGCACTGAACACTTCTGTATGGTCTGGTGGTTCATTCATCTACGTACCAAAGGGCGTACACGTCGAAATTCCATTGCAGGCATATTTCCGAATCAACACCGAAAACATGGGTCAGTTCGAGCGCACCTTGATCATTGCCGATGAAGATTCATATATCCACTATGTAGAAGGCTGCACAGCGCCAATCTACAAATCAGATTCACTTCACTCAGCAGTCGTAGAAATCATCGTAAAGAAGGGTGCACGCGTTCGTTACACCACGATTCAAAACTGGTCTAACAACGTTTACAACCTCGTAACCAAGCGGGCTACCTGCGCTGAAGGTGCAACGATGGAATGGGTCGATGGAAATATCGGCTCTAAGGTAACCATGAAGTACCCAGCAGTTATGTTGATGGGTCCTCATGCCAAGGGTGAAACACTCTCCCTTGCATTTGCGGGCGCCGGACAACATCAAGATTCTGGTGCAAAGATGGTGCACGCAGCTCCTTACACATCTTCATCCGTAATCTCTAAATCTGTTGCACGTGGCGGCGGTCGTACTTCCTACCGTGGTCTCGTACAGGTTCAAGAAGGCGCACATCACTCAAAGAGCACCGTAAAGTGCGATGCGCTCTTGGTTGACACAATTTCACGTTCTGACACATACCCATATGTCGATATCCGCGAAGACGATGTTTCAATGGGACACGAAGCAACAGTTTCTAAGATCAGTGATGATCAACTCTTCTACCTAATGTCACGTGGACTTACTGAAGATGAGGCTATGGCGATGATCGTTCGTGGCTTTATCGAACCAATTGCACGCGAACTTCCAATGGAGTATGCACTTGAGTTAAACCGACTAATTGAACTTCAGATGGAAGGTGCTGTCGGTTAA
- the sufD gene encoding Fe-S cluster assembly protein SufD → MTTLTTNYLTPTGREEAWRFTPLKRLGGLHDGTAVIADRRSLSLKGVAAEGVSFERISRELAAPLTESDDAIVGRIRENAADVAVLTIKANTEVAAPIFLNRSSGATDSAELSRVQIRIENHAKATVIIENSGDTHLAEDMEISVAPGANLTLVTLQEWDGKTIHAGRHHAIVDRDATFKSIVVTVGGSLVRLLPTVDFIAPGASCELLGVYFATSGQFFEHRMFVDHKVPNAKSRVNYKGALAGDGAHTVWIGDVFIRAAAEGTDTYELNRNLLLSDGARADSVPNLEIETGEIVGAGHASTTGRFDDEQLFYLMSRGINAADARRLVVRGFFNEIVSEIGVEEIQDRLMDRIDGELAKAGS, encoded by the coding sequence ATGACAACGCTCACCACTAACTACTTAACGCCTACTGGGCGAGAAGAGGCCTGGCGCTTTACTCCGTTAAAGCGTTTAGGTGGTCTTCATGATGGCACTGCAGTAATTGCAGATCGCCGATCGCTTTCGCTTAAGGGCGTGGCCGCAGAAGGCGTCAGCTTCGAAAGAATCTCACGCGAGTTAGCCGCTCCGTTAACTGAAAGCGATGACGCAATTGTTGGCCGTATCCGCGAAAACGCAGCAGATGTCGCCGTTCTAACCATCAAGGCAAACACAGAAGTTGCAGCGCCGATCTTCTTAAATCGCAGCTCTGGCGCTACAGATTCCGCTGAACTCTCTCGAGTTCAGATCCGAATCGAAAACCATGCCAAAGCAACTGTGATCATCGAGAACTCTGGTGATACGCACCTTGCAGAAGATATGGAAATCTCAGTCGCACCGGGCGCGAACTTAACGTTGGTGACTTTGCAAGAGTGGGATGGAAAGACAATTCACGCCGGCCGCCACCATGCAATCGTCGATCGCGATGCAACTTTTAAGTCAATCGTTGTAACCGTAGGTGGATCACTTGTTCGCTTACTTCCAACAGTTGATTTCATTGCACCTGGCGCATCCTGTGAGCTATTAGGCGTTTACTTTGCAACTTCCGGACAGTTCTTCGAACACCGTATGTTTGTCGATCACAAAGTCCCAAATGCCAAATCACGCGTTAACTACAAGGGCGCACTTGCAGGAGATGGAGCCCATACCGTCTGGATTGGTGATGTCTTTATCCGAGCTGCAGCCGAAGGCACAGATACTTACGAGCTAAACCGCAATCTCTTGCTCTCCGATGGAGCGCGCGCAGATTCAGTTCCTAACTTGGAGATTGAAACTGGGGAGATCGTAGGCGCAGGACATGCCAGTACAACTGGTCGCTTCGACGACGAACAACTCTTCTACTTGATGTCACGTGGCATTAATGCAGCAGATGCTCGTCGCTTAGTGGTTCGCGGTTTCTTCAATGAAATCGTCTCTGAGATTGGCGTGGAAGAGATTCAAGATCGTCTTATGGATCGTATCGATGGCGAACTTGCAAAGGCTGGTTCGTAG
- a CDS encoding non-heme iron oxygenase ferredoxin subunit: MSDLKLSELTSGKPVKIEKDGRAICVARVGDEVFAVDDTCSHSDASLSEGDITDFKIECWLHGAEFDLRTGEALTPPAVAALKTYSVSVDGDSVTVDA, translated from the coding sequence ATGAGCGATCTAAAACTTAGCGAGTTAACTTCGGGTAAGCCGGTCAAGATCGAAAAAGATGGTCGCGCTATCTGCGTTGCTCGTGTTGGCGATGAAGTCTTCGCCGTAGATGACACTTGCTCGCACTCAGATGCTTCTCTATCAGAAGGTGACATTACAGATTTCAAGATCGAATGCTGGCTTCACGGCGCAGAGTTTGATCTTCGTACAGGCGAAGCGTTAACTCCGCCAGCAGTTGCAGCACTAAAGACTTATTCAGTAAGCGTTGACGGAGACTCCGTCACGGTAGATGCGTAG
- the sufC gene encoding Fe-S cluster assembly ATPase SufC yields MSTLEIRGLKVSVDTENGAVEILKGVDLTIKSGETHAIMGPNGSGKSTLAYSIAGHPKYTITSGTVTLDGVDVLEMTVDERAKAGLFLAMQYPVEVPGVSVSNFLRTAATALRGEAPKLRTWVGEVKSAMEALSMDPSFAQRNVNEGFSGGEKKRHEIMQLELLKPKMAILDETDSGLDVDALRIVSEGVNRAKTNNNLGVVLITHYTRILRYIKPDFVHVFANGKIVEQGGPELADKLEANGYAEYVTA; encoded by the coding sequence ATGAGCACTCTAGAAATTCGTGGACTTAAAGTCTCTGTAGATACCGAGAACGGTGCTGTAGAAATTCTCAAAGGCGTAGACCTGACTATCAAATCCGGCGAAACCCACGCAATCATGGGCCCTAATGGCTCTGGAAAATCAACTCTTGCCTACTCAATTGCCGGACATCCCAAGTACACAATTACTAGCGGAACTGTCACGCTAGATGGCGTAGATGTTCTTGAGATGACTGTTGATGAGCGCGCCAAGGCTGGTCTGTTCCTTGCTATGCAATATCCAGTTGAGGTTCCGGGCGTATCTGTTTCTAACTTCCTACGCACCGCAGCAACTGCTCTTCGCGGTGAAGCGCCTAAGTTACGTACTTGGGTAGGCGAAGTTAAAAGCGCGATGGAAGCTTTGAGCATGGATCCATCATTTGCACAACGCAATGTCAACGAAGGTTTCTCTGGTGGTGAGAAGAAGCGCCACGAAATCATGCAGCTTGAACTACTCAAGCCAAAGATGGCGATTCTCGATGAGACTGATTCAGGCCTAGATGTTGATGCCCTTCGCATAGTCTCTGAAGGTGTAAATCGTGCAAAGACAAATAACAATCTTGGGGTTGTTCTGATCACTCACTACACCCGAATCCTGCGCTACATCAAGCCAGATTTCGTACACGTCTTCGCCAACGGCAAGATCGTTGAACAAGGTGGGCCAGAACTTGCAGATAAGCTCGAAGCCAATGGATATGCGGAGTACGTAACTGCGTAG